From Drosophila nasuta strain 15112-1781.00 chromosome X, ASM2355853v1, whole genome shotgun sequence, one genomic window encodes:
- the LOC132795044 gene encoding ras GTPase-activating protein raskol isoform X2, which yields MNCGALRTVNDDAQLPTSQQQRSKQQLQMETQRKMNSMPRTPTQQQQLATSTPTQCRAVALEQPLRRSTMPRGRGLASCLRGERDDAPTPPIHEVHCELQQLQLLQQQHQQQHQQQQQLLIQLQQQHQQLQHQQQQQQQHDQLQLCSGGSSSNGSAIVSATAALEAASGRSEYKSKTLPRIHFDTALNDTSLNEDTSYEKACRRGSAPTTPILGSKQHQPEHNAASRFTNFFSKRTNPLKRTKSVTKLERTKRGSGGLRGSRSHESLLSSHAVMSTIDLSCSGAVGVAPVHQSVLGRRHCFQVRGGPRGERYYSCGSRQERDLWIYSLRKSIAPNAEHTRRTDNSLKLWVYEAKNLPAKKKYFCELQLDKTLYGRTSVKLQTDLLFWGEYFDFPDIPEINVITVNVFREVDKKKKRDKYQFVGSVKIPVHEVTSRLICEDWYPIMSEKASDSLGRGGLSGGTGSGKDKEREVLPTLRIKCRFQSTDILPINVYGNFLGYLKENYKRVCETLEPVIGVKAKEDIGQALVLLMHAQGLAGAFLTDVVALDLLRVGDQRLTFRGNSLATKSMEAFLKLTGEQYLQDTLSAPINELIQSERDCEVDPTKTSGSSAGSLQRQQAALRGAVRNAWQCIYESHKHFPPQLRACFATFRERLQQLGRQDMADNLISASIFLRFLCPAILSPSLFNITSELPSARATRNLTLVAKTLQTLANFTRFQGKENFMEFLNDFLEQEASRMQQFLEYISTRPEHATPDSILDWAGYIDQGKQLSILHSLLSESLAKLPEARQHELDPLQHILDDISRAKELSSGGHALGSGYLPTVMSTHSIASENQENRQPSDGMHQSMSGMGMGMGHGHGHGLGHGMGIGMAPSSSTTSLHPQQQQQQQQQQQQQLAQPQHAVVSKPVPAERGIMRGVLTPSALEKNIFRYNDPTVNARLQQQQQLDVHHQQQQQLLSNSQSSIAAAATGGSGGYMSSPVLQHAQSQSSMASSSLNGSSSNLLMQPHPAQQQQQQQHCPPAPQTSAASTMERMERLERLGQQSYQYVVNGNGNGGSNDYESSTAGSRARTLPRNNNNNATTTNGNSNANNNNACNNSIQSGSYDDMHGEFIQISGLDTSSAFVRKSPTPLMKASGGEGGAAGAGAGTRGGNSTRINRHNLNLNLGIPDHSGHNYATRAPLNPNSNMPKNLEDLDDLFKYAEEHEVIAADAQLPAGGSGNGSSNHVVAQSSKQQLSAKSSHCSSGYQSISTNPSPAQSSSPVEGQQQQQQQSQQQQQQQLKLGAPLAFKNPSYQLQSSNCSGMPQQTPSSSSAGSSRGPATPQQFGGRAKPLGAGLVAARAAFLNSGGTLDAATLTPSSSDEQLSADNYYSYAAAAAAGANVTGGKLEAQRSLSGGSSSSNSNSGKPHAYGRLNGPLKREDVYGSTGNNGGGINVVGYAMSTSHHLHQQQQQQQLTHHQHLQQQQQQQQQLQLEHKQYGSSGASSTGGASTTAVAQRRLSLDSARTLSDSSTDTEGHCNQLQEGKRRRQLRSSGGGGAASESGLGKGYDQNGEIQLLQETLDTLRHTLDRDEAELRDSSDELFALQRPGGAANGNGIGNLSQQSESTMRSIIDRLITMEEELRREQLKMSLALSHKQRVIEEQGQQIAALDAANSRLLSALTALRQRYETQQQQQQQQQQQQQHQAPKNQKPQ from the exons atgaaCTGCGGAGCACTGCGCACAGTCAACGACGACGCGCAGCTGCCgacgtcgcagcagcagcgcagcaagcagcaactgcagaTGGAAACGCAACGGAAAATGAACTCAATGCCGCGCACtccaacacagcagcagcagctggcgacgtcgacgccgaCGCAGTGTCGCGCTGTTGCCTTGGAGCAGCCGCTGCGACGCAGCACAATGCCGCGTGGGCGTGGCCTCGCCTCCTGTTTGCGCGGCGAACGCGACGACGCACCGACGCCGCCCATACACGAAGTCCACTgcgagctgcagcagctgcagttgctccagcagcagcaccaacaacagcaccagcagcaacaacagctgctcatccagctgcagcaacaacaccaacaactgcagcaccaacaacaacaacagcaacaacacgatCAACTGCAACTATGTAgcggaggcagcagcagcaacggcagcgcCATCGTGTCTGCCACAGCAGCACTCGAGGCAGCGAGCGGCAGGA GTGAGTACAAATCGAAGACATTGCCTCGCATACACTTTGATACGGCGCTAAACGATACGTCATTAAATGAAG ATACTTCATATGAGAAGGCCTGTCGCCGTGGCTCGGCGCCCACAACGCCCATTCTGGGCAGCAAACAGCATCAGCCGGAACATAATGCGGCCTCCCGCTTTACCAATTTCTTTAGCAAGAG AACGAATCCCCTGAAGCGCACAAAATCGGTGACCAAATTGGAACGCACCAAGCGCGGCTCGGGCGGATTACGCGGCTCGCGTTCACACGAGAGTTTGCTGTCCAGTCATGCGGTGATGTCCACCATAG ATCTGTCGTGCAGCGGcgctgtgggcgtggcacccGTGCATCAATCGGTGCTGGGGCGTAGACACTGCTTCCAGGTGCGCGGAGGTCCGCGAGGTGAACGCTATTATTCATGCGGTTCGCGGCAAGAACGCGATCTATGGATCTACTCGCTGCGCAAGTCGATTGCACCGAATGCGGAGCACACACGACGCACCGACAACTCGCTGAAGTTGTGGGTCTATGAGGCAAAGAATCTGCCTGCGaagaagaaatacttttgcgaACTGCAGCTGGACAAAACCCTCTACGGCCGGACGAGCGTGAAACTCCAGACGGATTTGCTGTTTTGGGGTGAATACTTTGATTTCCCCGACATACCCGAGATCAATGTGATCACGGTGAATGTGTTTCGTGAGGTggacaagaagaagaaacgcGACAAATATCAATTCGTTGGCTCCGTGAAGATCCCCGTACACGAAGTGACGTCCCGTCTCATCTGCGAGGATTGGTATCCGATAATGAGCGAGAAGGCAAGCGACAGTCTCGGTCGCGGTGGCCTAAGCGGTGGCACCGGCAGCGGCAAGGACAAGGAACGCGAAGTGTTGCCCACGCTGCGGATCAAGTGTCGCTTCCAGAGCACCGACATATTGCCCATCAATGTGTACGGCAACTTTCTGGGCTACCTCAAGGAGAACTACAAACGGGTGTGCGAAACCCTCGAGCCGGTGATTGGCGTCAAGGCCAAGGAGGACATTGGCCAGGCGCTTGTGTTGCTGATGCATGCCCAGGGATTAGCTGGCGCTTTCCTCACCGATGTCGTTGCCCTCGATCTGTTGCGGGTGGGCGATCAACGGTTGACGTTTCGCGGCAACTCGCTGGCCACCAAGAGCATGGAGGCGTTCCTCAAGCTGACGGGCGAACAGTATTTGCAGGACACACTCTCGGCACCGATCAACGAGTTGATTCAATCGGAACGCGACTGCGAAGTGGATCCCACGAAGACGAGCGGCTCGTCGGCGGGTTCGCTGCAACGGCAGCAGGCGGCATTGCGGGGCGCTGTCCGCAATGCGTGGCAATGCATTTACGAGTCGCACAAACATTTCCCGCCGCAGTTGCGCGCCTGCTTTGCCACGTTCCGCGAGCGATTGCAGCAACTGGGTCGCCAGGATATGGCCGACAATCTGATCTCGGCGAGCATCTTTTTGCGCTTCCTCTGCCCGGCGATACTGTCGCCATCGCTGTTCAACATCACCAGCGAGCTGCCGTCGGCGCGTGCCACACGCAATCTGACGCTGGTGGCAAAGACGCTGCAAACGTTGGCGAATTTCACACGATTCCAGGGCAAGGAGAACTTTATGGAGTTTCTCAACGATTTCCTCGAACAGGAGGCGTCGCGCATGCAGCAATTCCTCGAGTACATCTCGACACGTCCGGAGCACGCGACACCCGATTCCATACTCGACTGGGCCGGCTACATCGATCAGGGCAAACAGTTGTCAATACTGCACAGTTTGCTCAGCGAGAGTCTGGCCAAGTTGCCGGAGGCGCGTCAGCATGAACTCGATCCGCTGCAGCACATACTCGACGACATCAGTCGGGCCAAGGAGCTGTCATCGGGTGGCCATGCCCTCGGCTCTGGCTATCTGCCCACTGTGATGTCCACGCACTCGATTGCCAGCGAGAATCAGGAGAATCGTCAGCCTTCCGATGGCATGCATCAGTCGATGTCCGgcatgggaatgggaatgggacaCGGACACGGCCATGGTCTGGGTCATGGAATGGGCATTGGGATGGCGCCCAGCAGTTCGACCACATCGTTGCatccacaacagcagcagcagcagcaacaacaacaacagcaacagctggcGCAGCCACAGCATGCGGTGGTCAGCAAACCGGTGCCCGCCGAGCGTGGCATTATGCGTGGCGTCCTCACGCCCAGCGCCCTCGAGAAGAACATCTTTCGGTACAATGATCCCACGGTGAATGCAcgtctgcagcagcagcagcaactcgatgtgcatcaccagcagcagcaacagttgctctCGAATTCACAGAGCTCGattgcggcagcagcaactggagGCAGCGGTGGCTACATGAGTTCCCCGGTGCTGCAGCATGCGCAGTCGCAGAGTTCGATGGCCTCTTCGTCGCtgaacggcagcagcagcaatctaCTGATGCAGCCACATCCcgcccagcaacagcagcagcagcaacattgtcCGCCCGCGCCACAAACAAGCGCTGCCAGCACGATGGAGCGCATGGAGCGTTTGGAGCGACTCGGACAGCAGAGCTATCAGTATGTGgtcaatggcaatggcaatggtgGCAGCAATGACTACGAATCCTCGACAGCGGGATCGCGTGCACGCACCTTGccacgcaacaacaacaacaacgcgacgacgacgaatggcaacagcaatgcgaacaacaacaatgcgtgcaacaacagcatacAGAGCGGCAGCTACGATGACATGCATGGCGAGTTCATACAGATCTCTGGCCTCGACACGAGCAGCGCCTTTGTCCGCAAATCCCCCACGCCCCTGATGAAGGCAAGTGGCGGGGAAGGGGGTGCAGCAGGAGCAGGTGCTGGCACGCGGGGCGGCAACAGCACACGCATCAATCGTCACAATCTGAACCTGAATCTGGGCATACCGGATCACTCGGGGCACAATTATGCGACGCGTGCACCGCTCAATCCCAACTCGAATATGCCCAAGAATCTGGAGGATCTCGACGATCTATTCAAGTATGCCGAAGAGCACGAAGTGATTGCTGCCGATGCACAGTTGCCAGCTGGTGGCAGcggcaatggcagcagcaatcaTGTCGTCGCGCAGAGCAGCAAGCAACAGTTGTCCGCTAAGAGCAGCCATTGCAGCTCGGGCTACCAAAGCATTTCCACCAATCCCTCGCCCGCACAATCCTCCAGTCCCGTCGAGggtcaacaacagcagcagcagcaatcacaacaacagcagcaacagcaactgaagcTAGGCGCACCGCTCGCCTTTAAGAATCCATCGTATCAGCTGCAGAGCAGCAACTGCAGTGGCATGCCACAGCAGACGCCGTCCTCCTCCTCAGCGGGCAGCAGTCGCGGTCCGGCGACGCCGCAACAGTTTGGCGGACGTGCGAAACCCTTGGGCGCCGGTCTGGTTGCAGCCCGTGCCGCGTTCCTCAACAGCGGCGGAACCTTGGACGCAGCCACGCTGACGCCCAGCTCCTCGGACGAACAGCTCTCGGCGGACAATTATTACAGCTatgcggcggcagcggcagcgggcGCCAATGTCACTGGCGGCAAACTGGAGGCGCAGCGTTCGctcagcggcggcagcagctccTCGAACTCCAATTCGGGTAAACCGCATGCTTACGGACGCTTGAATGGACCGCTGAAGCGTGAGGATGTCTACGGCAGTACAGGGAACAATGGGGGTGGCATAAATGTGGTGGGCTACGCAATGTCCACGTCGCATCATCttcaccagcagcaacagcagcagcagctgacaCATCATCAACaccttcagcagcagcagcagcaacaacagcaactgcagctggaGCACAAGCAATATGGCAGCAGTGGGGCAAGCAGCACTGGTGGCGCCTCCACGACGGCGGTGGCACAGCGTCGCCTCAGTCTCGACTCGGCGCGCACGCTCTCGGACAGCAGCACCGACACTGAGG GTCATTGCAATCAGCTGCAGGAGGGCAAACGACGGCGACAATTgcgcagcagcggcggcggcggcgccGCCTCGGAATCGGGTCTGGGCAAGGGCTACGATCAGAATGGCGAGATACAGCTGCTGCAGGAGACGCTCGACACGCTGCGTCACACGCTCGATCGCGACGAGGCCGAGTTGCGTGATTCCAGCGATGAGCTGTTCGCCTTGCAGCGTCCTGGCGGCGctgccaatggcaatggcatcgGCAATCTTAGCCAGCAATCGGAGTCAACCATGCGCAGCATTATTGACAG ACTCATCACCATGGAGGAAGAGCTGCGACGCGAGCAGCTGAAGATGTCATTGGCCCTGTCGCATAAGCAGCGTGTCATCGAGGAGCAGGGACAACAGATTGCAGCGCTAGACGCAGCCAACAGTCGACTGCTGAGCGCCTTGACTGCCCTGCGACAGCGCTACGagacgcaacagcagcagcagcagcaacaacagcagcagcaacagcatcaagcACCAAAGAACCAGAAGCCACAGTGA
- the LOC132795044 gene encoding ras GTPase-activating protein raskol isoform X3, which yields MNCGALRTVNDDAQLPTSQQQRSKQQLQMETQRKMNSMPRTPTQQQQLATSTPTQCRAVALEQPLRRSTMPRGRGLASCLRGERDDAPTPPIHEVHCELQQLQLLQQQHQQQHQQQQQHDQLQLCSGGSSSNGSAIVSATAALEAASGRSEYKSKTLPRIHFDTALNDTSLNEDTSYEKACRRGSAPTTPILGSKQHQPEHNAASRFTNFFSKRTNPLKRTKSVTKLERTKRGSGGLRGSRSHESLLSSHAVMSTIDLSCSGAVGVAPVHQSVLGRRHCFQVRGGPRGERYYSCGSRQERDLWIYSLRKSIAPNAEHTRRTDNSLKLWVYEAKNLPAKKKYFCELQLDKTLYGRTSVKLQTDLLFWGEYFDFPDIPEINVITVNVFREVDKKKKRDKYQFVGSVKIPVHEVTSRLICEDWYPIMSEKASDSLGRGGLSGGTGSGKDKEREVLPTLRIKCRFQSTDILPINVYGNFLGYLKENYKRVCETLEPVIGVKAKEDIGQALVLLMHAQGLAGAFLTDVVALDLLRVGDQRLTFRGNSLATKSMEAFLKLTGEQYLQDTLSAPINELIQSERDCEVDPTKTSGSSAGSLQRQQAALRGAVRNAWQCIYESHKHFPPQLRACFATFRERLQQLGRQDMADNLISASIFLRFLCPAILSPSLFNITSELPSARATRNLTLVAKTLQTLANFTRFQGKENFMEFLNDFLEQEASRMQQFLEYISTRPEHATPDSILDWAGYIDQGKQLSILHSLLSESLAKLPEARQHELDPLQHILDDISRAKELSSGGHALGSGYLPTVMSTHSIASENQENRQPSDGMHQSMSGMGMGMGHGHGHGLGHGMGIGMAPSSSTTSLHPQQQQQQQQQQQQQLAQPQHAVVSKPVPAERGIMRGVLTPSALEKNIFRYNDPTVNARLQQQQQLDVHHQQQQQLLSNSQSSIAAAATGGSGGYMSSPVLQHAQSQSSMASSSLNGSSSNLLMQPHPAQQQQQQQHCPPAPQTSAASTMERMERLERLGQQSYQYVVNGNGNGGSNDYESSTAGSRARTLPRNNNNNATTTNGNSNANNNNACNNSIQSGSYDDMHGEFIQISGLDTSSAFVRKSPTPLMKASGGEGGAAGAGAGTRGGNSTRINRHNLNLNLGIPDHSGHNYATRAPLNPNSNMPKNLEDLDDLFKYAEEHEVIAADAQLPAGGSGNGSSNHVVAQSSKQQLSAKSSHCSSGYQSISTNPSPAQSSSPVEGQQQQQQQSQQQQQQQLKLGAPLAFKNPSYQLQSSNCSGMPQQTPSSSSAGSSRGPATPQQFGGRAKPLGAGLVAARAAFLNSGGTLDAATLTPSSSDEQLSADNYYSYAAAAAAGANVTGGKLEAQRSLSGGSSSSNSNSGKPHAYGRLNGPLKREDVYGSTGNNGGGINVVGYAMSTSHHLHQQQQQQQLTHHQHLQQQQQQQQQLQLEHKQYGSSGASSTGGASTTAVAQRRLSLDSARTLSDSSTDTEGHCNQLQEGKRRRQLRSSGGGGAASESGLGKGYDQNGEIQLLQETLDTLRHTLDRDEAELRDSSDELFALQRPGGAANGNGIGNLSQQSESTMRSIIDRLITMEEELRREQLKMSLALSHKQRVIEEQGQQIAALDAANSRLLSALTALRQRYETQQQQQQQQQQQQQHQAPKNQKPQ from the exons atgaaCTGCGGAGCACTGCGCACAGTCAACGACGACGCGCAGCTGCCgacgtcgcagcagcagcgcagcaagcagcaactgcagaTGGAAACGCAACGGAAAATGAACTCAATGCCGCGCACtccaacacagcagcagcagctggcgacgtcgacgccgaCGCAGTGTCGCGCTGTTGCCTTGGAGCAGCCGCTGCGACGCAGCACAATGCCGCGTGGGCGTGGCCTCGCCTCCTGTTTGCGCGGCGAACGCGACGACGCACCGACGCCGCCCATACACGAAGTCCACTgcgagctgcagcagctgcagttgctccagcagcagcaccaacaacagcaccagcagcaacaaca acacgatCAACTGCAACTATGTAgcggaggcagcagcagcaacggcagcgcCATCGTGTCTGCCACAGCAGCACTCGAGGCAGCGAGCGGCAGGA GTGAGTACAAATCGAAGACATTGCCTCGCATACACTTTGATACGGCGCTAAACGATACGTCATTAAATGAAG ATACTTCATATGAGAAGGCCTGTCGCCGTGGCTCGGCGCCCACAACGCCCATTCTGGGCAGCAAACAGCATCAGCCGGAACATAATGCGGCCTCCCGCTTTACCAATTTCTTTAGCAAGAG AACGAATCCCCTGAAGCGCACAAAATCGGTGACCAAATTGGAACGCACCAAGCGCGGCTCGGGCGGATTACGCGGCTCGCGTTCACACGAGAGTTTGCTGTCCAGTCATGCGGTGATGTCCACCATAG ATCTGTCGTGCAGCGGcgctgtgggcgtggcacccGTGCATCAATCGGTGCTGGGGCGTAGACACTGCTTCCAGGTGCGCGGAGGTCCGCGAGGTGAACGCTATTATTCATGCGGTTCGCGGCAAGAACGCGATCTATGGATCTACTCGCTGCGCAAGTCGATTGCACCGAATGCGGAGCACACACGACGCACCGACAACTCGCTGAAGTTGTGGGTCTATGAGGCAAAGAATCTGCCTGCGaagaagaaatacttttgcgaACTGCAGCTGGACAAAACCCTCTACGGCCGGACGAGCGTGAAACTCCAGACGGATTTGCTGTTTTGGGGTGAATACTTTGATTTCCCCGACATACCCGAGATCAATGTGATCACGGTGAATGTGTTTCGTGAGGTggacaagaagaagaaacgcGACAAATATCAATTCGTTGGCTCCGTGAAGATCCCCGTACACGAAGTGACGTCCCGTCTCATCTGCGAGGATTGGTATCCGATAATGAGCGAGAAGGCAAGCGACAGTCTCGGTCGCGGTGGCCTAAGCGGTGGCACCGGCAGCGGCAAGGACAAGGAACGCGAAGTGTTGCCCACGCTGCGGATCAAGTGTCGCTTCCAGAGCACCGACATATTGCCCATCAATGTGTACGGCAACTTTCTGGGCTACCTCAAGGAGAACTACAAACGGGTGTGCGAAACCCTCGAGCCGGTGATTGGCGTCAAGGCCAAGGAGGACATTGGCCAGGCGCTTGTGTTGCTGATGCATGCCCAGGGATTAGCTGGCGCTTTCCTCACCGATGTCGTTGCCCTCGATCTGTTGCGGGTGGGCGATCAACGGTTGACGTTTCGCGGCAACTCGCTGGCCACCAAGAGCATGGAGGCGTTCCTCAAGCTGACGGGCGAACAGTATTTGCAGGACACACTCTCGGCACCGATCAACGAGTTGATTCAATCGGAACGCGACTGCGAAGTGGATCCCACGAAGACGAGCGGCTCGTCGGCGGGTTCGCTGCAACGGCAGCAGGCGGCATTGCGGGGCGCTGTCCGCAATGCGTGGCAATGCATTTACGAGTCGCACAAACATTTCCCGCCGCAGTTGCGCGCCTGCTTTGCCACGTTCCGCGAGCGATTGCAGCAACTGGGTCGCCAGGATATGGCCGACAATCTGATCTCGGCGAGCATCTTTTTGCGCTTCCTCTGCCCGGCGATACTGTCGCCATCGCTGTTCAACATCACCAGCGAGCTGCCGTCGGCGCGTGCCACACGCAATCTGACGCTGGTGGCAAAGACGCTGCAAACGTTGGCGAATTTCACACGATTCCAGGGCAAGGAGAACTTTATGGAGTTTCTCAACGATTTCCTCGAACAGGAGGCGTCGCGCATGCAGCAATTCCTCGAGTACATCTCGACACGTCCGGAGCACGCGACACCCGATTCCATACTCGACTGGGCCGGCTACATCGATCAGGGCAAACAGTTGTCAATACTGCACAGTTTGCTCAGCGAGAGTCTGGCCAAGTTGCCGGAGGCGCGTCAGCATGAACTCGATCCGCTGCAGCACATACTCGACGACATCAGTCGGGCCAAGGAGCTGTCATCGGGTGGCCATGCCCTCGGCTCTGGCTATCTGCCCACTGTGATGTCCACGCACTCGATTGCCAGCGAGAATCAGGAGAATCGTCAGCCTTCCGATGGCATGCATCAGTCGATGTCCGgcatgggaatgggaatgggacaCGGACACGGCCATGGTCTGGGTCATGGAATGGGCATTGGGATGGCGCCCAGCAGTTCGACCACATCGTTGCatccacaacagcagcagcagcagcaacaacaacaacagcaacagctggcGCAGCCACAGCATGCGGTGGTCAGCAAACCGGTGCCCGCCGAGCGTGGCATTATGCGTGGCGTCCTCACGCCCAGCGCCCTCGAGAAGAACATCTTTCGGTACAATGATCCCACGGTGAATGCAcgtctgcagcagcagcagcaactcgatgtgcatcaccagcagcagcaacagttgctctCGAATTCACAGAGCTCGattgcggcagcagcaactggagGCAGCGGTGGCTACATGAGTTCCCCGGTGCTGCAGCATGCGCAGTCGCAGAGTTCGATGGCCTCTTCGTCGCtgaacggcagcagcagcaatctaCTGATGCAGCCACATCCcgcccagcaacagcagcagcagcaacattgtcCGCCCGCGCCACAAACAAGCGCTGCCAGCACGATGGAGCGCATGGAGCGTTTGGAGCGACTCGGACAGCAGAGCTATCAGTATGTGgtcaatggcaatggcaatggtgGCAGCAATGACTACGAATCCTCGACAGCGGGATCGCGTGCACGCACCTTGccacgcaacaacaacaacaacgcgacgacgacgaatggcaacagcaatgcgaacaacaacaatgcgtgcaacaacagcatacAGAGCGGCAGCTACGATGACATGCATGGCGAGTTCATACAGATCTCTGGCCTCGACACGAGCAGCGCCTTTGTCCGCAAATCCCCCACGCCCCTGATGAAGGCAAGTGGCGGGGAAGGGGGTGCAGCAGGAGCAGGTGCTGGCACGCGGGGCGGCAACAGCACACGCATCAATCGTCACAATCTGAACCTGAATCTGGGCATACCGGATCACTCGGGGCACAATTATGCGACGCGTGCACCGCTCAATCCCAACTCGAATATGCCCAAGAATCTGGAGGATCTCGACGATCTATTCAAGTATGCCGAAGAGCACGAAGTGATTGCTGCCGATGCACAGTTGCCAGCTGGTGGCAGcggcaatggcagcagcaatcaTGTCGTCGCGCAGAGCAGCAAGCAACAGTTGTCCGCTAAGAGCAGCCATTGCAGCTCGGGCTACCAAAGCATTTCCACCAATCCCTCGCCCGCACAATCCTCCAGTCCCGTCGAGggtcaacaacagcagcagcagcaatcacaacaacagcagcaacagcaactgaagcTAGGCGCACCGCTCGCCTTTAAGAATCCATCGTATCAGCTGCAGAGCAGCAACTGCAGTGGCATGCCACAGCAGACGCCGTCCTCCTCCTCAGCGGGCAGCAGTCGCGGTCCGGCGACGCCGCAACAGTTTGGCGGACGTGCGAAACCCTTGGGCGCCGGTCTGGTTGCAGCCCGTGCCGCGTTCCTCAACAGCGGCGGAACCTTGGACGCAGCCACGCTGACGCCCAGCTCCTCGGACGAACAGCTCTCGGCGGACAATTATTACAGCTatgcggcggcagcggcagcgggcGCCAATGTCACTGGCGGCAAACTGGAGGCGCAGCGTTCGctcagcggcggcagcagctccTCGAACTCCAATTCGGGTAAACCGCATGCTTACGGACGCTTGAATGGACCGCTGAAGCGTGAGGATGTCTACGGCAGTACAGGGAACAATGGGGGTGGCATAAATGTGGTGGGCTACGCAATGTCCACGTCGCATCATCttcaccagcagcaacagcagcagcagctgacaCATCATCAACaccttcagcagcagcagcagcaacaacagcaactgcagctggaGCACAAGCAATATGGCAGCAGTGGGGCAAGCAGCACTGGTGGCGCCTCCACGACGGCGGTGGCACAGCGTCGCCTCAGTCTCGACTCGGCGCGCACGCTCTCGGACAGCAGCACCGACACTGAGG GTCATTGCAATCAGCTGCAGGAGGGCAAACGACGGCGACAATTgcgcagcagcggcggcggcggcgccGCCTCGGAATCGGGTCTGGGCAAGGGCTACGATCAGAATGGCGAGATACAGCTGCTGCAGGAGACGCTCGACACGCTGCGTCACACGCTCGATCGCGACGAGGCCGAGTTGCGTGATTCCAGCGATGAGCTGTTCGCCTTGCAGCGTCCTGGCGGCGctgccaatggcaatggcatcgGCAATCTTAGCCAGCAATCGGAGTCAACCATGCGCAGCATTATTGACAG ACTCATCACCATGGAGGAAGAGCTGCGACGCGAGCAGCTGAAGATGTCATTGGCCCTGTCGCATAAGCAGCGTGTCATCGAGGAGCAGGGACAACAGATTGCAGCGCTAGACGCAGCCAACAGTCGACTGCTGAGCGCCTTGACTGCCCTGCGACAGCGCTACGagacgcaacagcagcagcagcagcaacaacagcagcagcaacagcatcaagcACCAAAGAACCAGAAGCCACAGTGA